The Streptomyces sp. NBC_00224 genome has a window encoding:
- a CDS encoding recombinase family protein has protein sequence MLTADTAWAVKVKEFPDGRGGYARVSMNRNGQSVSVVNQFGDVRLTFDDQGWPVSEGLLFSDDDISASEFSTKERPGFILLREAIRQRRLWLIVVTEVARITRNMEVAIDFVKLQKAAGGVVVMTTDGRTFDLKTQTGIHDFYAAVVEASRESGVKSDRMKRNKRNVSASGRYHGGRPRYGRVRAVKDEFGRVVNTGKVGHDIVEEEAEILRETIDRICEGWPLASIVRDLKERGIVGVNGEPFQRTVLRKAISSKHLIGVQESKGREYPGAFPPIITDRAKWEKAMAILRARGRTNSEARSYLTKARCGKCEGEMTGHYRDNRRTYQCRAYNDHGQKIGCGMQRIADPVELLILDAVQYRYNTPGFIEALRRAYQESSEHDELGKLIDQVRQIQGRLDELEDAWTKGTEGLDLTSMLRMKATMQSELKMVNARMERSAAGQMVAAITTGGIKAAFDKADMAQLRVYVDLIVEEVRIEPIADTSTRPRWKHEATGRSWLFDYRLVKIKFKY, from the coding sequence GCGATGTTCGCTTGACCTTCGATGACCAGGGCTGGCCGGTAAGCGAAGGGCTTCTGTTCTCGGACGACGATATTTCGGCGTCGGAGTTCTCGACCAAAGAACGTCCGGGTTTCATCTTGCTGCGCGAGGCAATCCGGCAGCGTCGTCTATGGCTGATCGTGGTCACGGAAGTTGCGCGCATCACGCGCAATATGGAAGTGGCGATCGACTTCGTCAAGCTCCAGAAGGCGGCTGGTGGCGTGGTCGTCATGACCACGGACGGGCGGACGTTTGACCTGAAGACGCAGACTGGAATCCACGATTTCTATGCTGCTGTGGTCGAGGCGAGCCGGGAATCTGGCGTCAAGTCCGACCGGATGAAGCGAAACAAGCGCAACGTCTCGGCGAGCGGCCGCTACCACGGTGGTCGTCCCCGCTATGGTCGCGTGCGCGCGGTCAAGGACGAGTTTGGCCGCGTGGTCAACACTGGCAAGGTCGGCCACGACATCGTGGAGGAAGAGGCTGAAATCCTGCGCGAGACGATTGACCGGATCTGCGAGGGGTGGCCGCTGGCGTCAATTGTGCGCGACCTGAAAGAGCGCGGCATCGTCGGGGTGAACGGTGAGCCTTTCCAGCGGACTGTTCTGCGCAAGGCGATCTCCAGCAAGCACCTGATCGGTGTCCAGGAGTCGAAAGGCCGAGAGTACCCGGGGGCGTTCCCTCCTATCATCACGGATCGTGCGAAGTGGGAGAAGGCGATGGCTATCCTGCGCGCCCGGGGACGTACAAACAGCGAGGCAAGGTCGTACCTCACCAAAGCACGCTGCGGTAAGTGCGAGGGAGAGATGACTGGCCACTACCGCGACAACCGACGCACGTACCAGTGCCGCGCCTACAACGACCATGGCCAGAAGATCGGGTGCGGTATGCAGCGCATCGCTGATCCGGTGGAGTTGCTCATCCTCGATGCAGTCCAGTACCGCTACAACACCCCGGGGTTCATCGAAGCACTGCGCCGCGCCTACCAGGAAAGTAGCGAGCACGATGAGCTTGGGAAGCTCATCGACCAAGTCCGACAGATTCAAGGCCGCTTGGATGAGTTGGAAGACGCTTGGACGAAAGGAACTGAGGGCCTCGACCTGACGTCGATGCTGCGGATGAAGGCGACCATGCAGAGCGAACTCAAGATGGTGAACGCCAGGATGGAGCGGAGCGCTGCGGGTCAGATGGTTGCTGCGATCACGACGGGCGGCATCAAGGCGGCCTTCGACAAGGCCGACATGGCGCAGCTGCGCGTGTACGTCGATCTCATCGTTGAAGAGGTGCGGATTGAACCAATCGCGGACACGAGCACACGACCGCGTTGGAAGCATGAGGCAACTGGCAGGTCATGGCTGTTCGACTACAGGCTCGTAAAGATTAAGTTCAAGTACTAG